From Micromonospora auratinigra:
CGCTGACGAAGAACTCGTCGATCTGGCGGACCACCGAGATGAAGCGCTCGAAGTCCACCGGCTTGGTCACGTAGGCGTTGGCGTGCAGCTGGTAGCTGCGCAGGATGTCCTCGTCGGCCTGGGAGGTGGTGAGCACCACCACCGGGATCCGGCAGAGCTGCTCGTCCTGCTTGATCTCCTCCAGCACCTCCCGGCCGTCCCGGCGGGGCAGGTTCAGGTCGAGCAGGATCAGGTCGGGCACGACGGCGTCCGCGTACTGGCCC
This genomic window contains:
- a CDS encoding response regulator, translated to MTAPADGKSPIEVLLVEDDPGDVLMTQEAFEEHKLRNRLTVVSDGAEALAYLRREGQYADAVVPDLILLDLNLPRRDGREVLEEIKQDEQLCRIPVVVLTTSQADEDILRSYQLHANAYVTKPVDFERFISVVRQIDEFFVSVVKLPPRG